tataaattacaaaacagaaataataaaacaattaccttaaaaatgtatttttaatatattaattatatatacatattctatacacttttttatttatcacacgtgcacatataatatttatagagaaaagaaaactaCTTCGCTCAAGAGTTTGCTGACAATGAGTTTCATAGCATATTATTTACACGCTATTTTGCTATGTTATATCAATCATAAAGAAAGTATAAGTagttaacaatatatattattttaatttgatttataaaatcaaaatctatacatatgtagacttaaaaaaatgttatcataTGAGCTCAAAAAGTTTCAAATAGcagaataaattgaaatatttttattaattattttttacagattccatcgtattatcaataatattattttcaactgTAAACTTTATAGTATTCTAAGTATTCAAAGTTATCTCCATCGCCGTCAATTTCTCATGCAGTTTCTTTAACATAATCATGGTTCTCTCATTATCCGtcaattgatttttattataaataatacgtttTGCTTGTTTAATTATGTCAGGATCCATTTTCAAGGTGGTCCACTGTTTGTCGCGCTTTACAGATTCACTGCGAACGTATTTCTCGTAATATCTATCGTTATCATAAGCATCCAGTCTATTGCATGGCTTGACACTGATCTTGCCGTTCCTCAGGCAATAAGGAAACATAAGAATTCTCTTAGCGAGGAACCCGAAAGGGTTCCACCGCGTCAATCGCGAATTACAACAAGAGCAATGCCTGAAAGGCTCGCCAACCGCCACATGTTCAATATAGGTGATCAAACGTATTCGAGAAATAAGTCCGACCAACTCGGCTTTAGACAGAATCTCAACGGTGTCGCTGACCGCCAAGCCATTAAGCAGATTGAACAACACAATAGCGATGAAGAAAACAAACAGCATAAATACAATGTGGCTCcaaataaaatgtgaaatgAACGGAATGTTACTGGCATCGAACTCGCCAGTGAGCATGATGACAGTTTTGAAAAGCGAGAGACCGGGATCGGGAAACTTTGTATTGTTGCCGTCTTTGAAGAGCGTGTAGAATGCCAGAGCGAATGCAAGTATAAGAAACAGGTAAGGAAATAAAAAGCGCATATAATTGAAAGAAACGGTCCGGAACATCTCGATGCCGGTGGACAAGCGCGAATGCTGGCTGATCAGGATCACCAGCTCCCAGGCCGACAACAGGATTACCACGGCGCCGACTTGAACTCCGGCGCCGCACAGCAAGGCAATAGTGAGCGTGATCAACGCGACTTCTAGCCAGTTTCTCAAACTCGTCAGATAACTCCTAATGCAAGAGACAAATTGGATAACCTCTCGGAGGATGAAGAGCAACAACATCACTGTGGTGAAGGCCCGTAGGGAGGTGTTCTGACACCAGACAATACGCAACGTACTTGCCAAAGGCCTATCAGTCGTGTCGTTATCAATTtgcgttttattttctatctgAGTGTCGTAAGTCTTGCTGAGGATGTAAGCGTTCAAcaccaaataaaaaatcatgtaaaaaGCGAAATTTGCGTATAAAACGTGCCGTATTCTGTGCCATTTGAGATAGAGGAAAGAAGAGAGCAGCGGATGTTTCAGCAGGTGTTTGAGACTGCCGTTGCCGGCGATGTACTTGAACACTTCCATTTCGCGAGTCGCTCGGTAAGCATTGTTACGTTCCGGAAAGTCGTCGTGTGGCATCAAGCAGCGATAGTTAAATTCAATCGCGTACTCGTTCGCCCGATCTCTCCGCGTCTGCAAACACTGCAAACAGTCGTCGAAGTAACGCGACAGCGTGTGTGCTGAGATATCCGCGATGGGCGGTATGTTGAACTTGTTCATGTGACCGATGTAGCTGCCTCGGTTCAGAAATAAAGTCACCGCTTCTTGACAGCCACCGCTGGCTGCATAATGTAGCGGAGTGTTGCCTTCATCTGTAAAACAGGTAAGtgtcgtaataaaaaaaaattgttatgcTTGCGAAAAGACGTCGTCTGAACATAATTTCGATATCTGTCCGTTATTTAGAAAGTGTCATTTGTTCcattatttgatataaatattgatataaatatacttactGTCGCTGCAACGAACATTCACGTTTTCTTCTTCCAGTATCAGTTCCAGACACTTCAGCCGATCAGGTGTATAATCGGCTCCTCGTGTTCCCGGCAATCCCAGTTCCAGACAGGCGCTCAGAATCAGGTCGTTGGCCGCGTTTGGTTCCACTTTCAGCAGCGCCTGAAGAATAACGTGATCGCTCTGCTCAACAGCCGCTTGCGCGGCTTTCTTTACGCTGAATTGTCTTccttcaaattttttcaagattccAATCGCAGCTTTGTGAAAACCTCGTTCTGctgctatttttaataactccTCGACCATCTCGTGAGGAAATTCTTTGCGGAGgagtattacatttttcataaaattttcctCGTCATTGACGCTCAAGTAGTTCTTGAGATCTTGCAAGAGTACCTCTTCCGTATCTTCAGGTATCGATGGTAATGCTAGTTCCGGCCTGGTCTGTTGAATCACTTTTCGTAACGTTTGATCACCGTTTGCTTCATATTCGTCCAGGCTCAGAAATTGTGTACACTTCTGTACTATCAACGCTACCATGTCCCATTGGTTCGTCGTCGTTGCCAGCTGGAGAGCAGTACGACCTTCGCTATCGGGAATATTGGCACTAGCCCCTTTTTCGAGTAACAGACGGGCACACGTCAGATCGGTATTTTCCACTGCGATGTGCAAGGCAGTTCGGCCTTCAACTTGTAGATTCGGATTTATCTTCGGATGTTTTAATAAAGCTTCTAACGTGTCTACGTGTCCACCTTCGGTAGCGAAATGAATAGGAATGCGATGTTGCGcgtcgtttattttattaggatTCGCGCCATTATgcaacaaaaaattcacaaactCCGTTAAGCCATTCTTGCTGGCTATGTCGAGACATGTTTCTTTCAAATGTGTGGGATTAATGTAGATACTTTGAAGAGGTGGATGCTTCTTCAAATTATCCTTGACAGCATTTTTGAAAGAAGAGAAATCTTCAAATTGTGCGACGTTTAACTCAAGCTTGTAAAGATCATCTTGCATGCTGATTGGAGAATAAATATTCGACtgaggaatttttttttctgttgtgGATAAAAAATCCTCGAGATGGTGAAGATCTTCTGTGAGTTGACGAACCTTCGTCTCTGAAGTCTATTATGTTGTCTGGAAAAAATTGAACTTATGATATTGAAACTTGTGTGTGTGACAAActgtgaattttaaaaataaatattacccAATATaggaatattaaattgaagatGTATAACATagatgttaaattattttgagaacCGCGaatgcaaattagaaatattaaaaattagattaattattatagttaataattttaaattaaatttacagtgttgaaaaaaggaaaactgATTTTTTACGACTTAATCAATCATTTACAATCcagaaaaagttattttagaATGAATTAAGGGTTCAGCTATCAAAAGGCTTGCCGAAATATTCGCGGACAACTTACACGTAAGCGAGTATATATAagagttaataatatttttttgtttgccttttcaaacatttatatttacacacTTTTACACACTATGTACACACTTACCTTGCTTATGTTTCTGAtcaggaaagaaaagaagatgaTAAAGTTCAGGATATACTTCTggttaattgttaattatactCGTATCCTTTTCCTTCTTATGACAATTCGAGTCGTTTTAGTTTTCGTTTACGCTAGAACTTTCAGACCAATTTTCTCTATGTATCCAGTGAACTCTTTATTATACTGAAATGCTTgttcaaatgagaaaaaagcGGACCGATTGAGACAAAAGAAAAGTACTATCtgtatctctttttctattatatatagtctCTCGTATAACTATTCGAACTGACAacaacttatttaaaatatcacatttATAAGCTCCGCACAACttctgtaattaataaaaatatattagaagagaatacagattaatataaaataattgttttaatataattttttatgaattattaaattgagcAATGGGTAGATTGAGCAAATTTCCTCAAAATTTCTCATcacttgtaatataatacataaaataaataaataaaatttttattaaaattgaaaattaaacaataatatttcatatattacatacacacaatccaacaattaaaaatatacaataaataagattagaaaacatagataaataaaattataataatgtattgaaaaatttatctaatatattaaaagatttaattttatttcttaaaaatgctTATgtatgtcaaaatatatactaaCAACTTGTACAAACAAACCAATGTTCTTTATAACATGATTTAATCCATGTTCTGTTAGTATGCGTTATTGcgtaaattacaaattagaaagaaaggtatacatttaaattctttgtgcatgtatattatgtgtttgaatttatctttgccttagtataatatatataatatttatacttataatacaatttattaacaagttaataaaatcccatgtttaaaaagattaaaaaaagttattggcTAATCAGAAATTACTAgacgaagaaagaaagaacctaatttaattaacttaaagaAACAACTTACCTACCTTTTATCTTTTCGTAGCTGCGGTAAGCGGCCATCAAGAATTCCAGTATAGTATAAAAAGTTTACTgggtataatttataacattaatatttctttcggcGCAAAATCACAGTCGAAAAATCTacgttatatctttttatcccttttttaaattaatatatgtatagagagTTGAAAGAACTTTCATATATCGGTAATccaatgcaataaaaatttcattatgcGTGAAACTGCGCGAATGACGACTGCGTGAATGACGACTGCGTTACTGATGACTGCTGCTGTCGAATGTATATATGATAAGGTATGATAATAATTCAAACTGAAAGGGGGAAAGATAACTTGTTTATAGCACATATATGTCACTGTCTAATCTGCTGATTAGGATAATAATAGGTATACATATTGACCAATATGACAAATGTGATTAGACATCTCACTTTCAAcagaaaagttttttttttacaaaaaaagtcacgttgaaaaatactttataaattatgccAAATTGTGATGATAAATCTTCTTTCTTTGCAATGAACAAAGTatgagcaatcgaaaaaactCAACTTTGTTTGCATTTTGAGTTTGCATTTTAAAAGCAATATATTGAtaacaagaaataatttctgtttaaGTTACCAAGAATTCTATGAATTTCTTAAGGTTTTACCTTTTTTATCATAACagatagatttaaatattaaatataagtaattatattgttctttataaataaatttagtggcatttttatgttttatcattacaaatttgattaaaagcagtattttttttaaaataaagcaacTTGTAATTATTggatataaaagatttaattacattataaattacaaaacataaataataaaacaattatcttaaaaatgtatttttaatatattaattatatacatatatattttatatacatttttatttatcacacgtgcacatataatatttatagagaaaagaaaactaCTTCGCTCAAGAGTTTGCTGACAATGAGTTTTATAGCATATTATTTACACGCTATTTTGCTatgttatatcaattataaaagaGAGTATAAGTAGttaacgatattattttaatttgatttataaaattaaaatctatacatgtgtaaacttaaaaatatgttatatgagctcaaaaagtttcaaatagaataaattgaaatactttttattagttcttttttacaaatccCATcgtattatcaataatattattttcaactgTAAACTTTATAGTATTCAAAGTTATCTCCATCGCCGTCAATTTCTCCTGCAGTttctttaacataattatgGTTCTCTCATTATCCGtcaattgatttttattataaataatacgtttTGCTTGTTTAATTATGTCAGGATCCATTTTCAAGGTGATCCACTGTTTGTCGCGCTTTACAGATTCACTGCGAACGTATTTCTCGTAATATCTATCGTTATCATAAGCGTCCAGGCTATCGCATGGCTTGACACTAATCTTACCGTCCCTCAGGAAATAAGGAAACATAAGAATTCTCTTAGCGAGGAAGCCGAAAGGGTTCCACCGCGTCAATCGCGAATTACAACAAGAGCAATGCCTGAAAGGCTCGCCAACCGCCACATGTTCAATATAGGTGATCAAACGTATTCGAGAAATAAGTCCGACCAACTCGGCTTTAGATAGAATCTCAGCGGTGTCGCTGACCGCCAAGCCATTAAGCAGATTGAACAACACAATAGCGATGAAGAAAACAAACAGCATAAATACAATGTGGCTCCAAATGGGATGTGAAATGAACGGAATGTCACTGGCATCGAACTCGCCAGTGAGCATGATGACAGTTTTGAAAAGCGAGAGACCGGGATCGGGAAAATTTGTGTCGTTGCCGTTTTTGAAGAGCGTGTAGAATGCCAGAGCGAACGCGAGGATGAGAAACAGGTAGGGAAATAAAAAGCgcataaaattgaaagaaacgGTCCGGAACATCTCGATGCCGGTGGACAAGCGCGGATGCTGGCTGATCAGGATCACCAGCTCCCAGGCCGACAGCAGGATCACCACGGCGCCAACTTGAACTCCGGCGCCGCACAGCAAGGCGATAGTGAGCGTGATCAACGCGACTTCTAGCCAGTTTCTCAAACTCGTCAGGTAACTCCTAATGCAAGAGACGAATTGGAGAACCTCTCGGAGGATGAAGAGCAACAACATCACTGTGGTGAAGGCCCGTAGGGAGTTGTTCTGGTACCAGACAATACGCAACGTACTTGCCAAAGGCCTATCAGTCGTGTCGTTATCAATTTGCGTTCTATTTTCTATCTGAGTGTCGTAAGTCATGCTGAGGATGTAAGCGTTCAAcaccaaataaaaaatcacgtaAAAAGCGAAATTTGCGTATAAAACGTGCCGTATTCTGTGCCATTTGAGATAGAGGAAAGAAGAGAGCAGCGGATGTTTCAGCAGGTGTTTGAGACTGCCGTTGCCGGCGATGTACTTGAACACTTCCATTTCGCGAGGCGCTCGGTAAGCATTGTCACGTTCCGGAAAGTCGTCGTGCGGCATCAAGCAGCGATAGTTAAATTCAATCGCGTACTCGTTCGCCCGATCTCTCCGCGTCTGCAAACAGTCGTCGAAGTAGCGCGACAGCGTGTGCGCTGAGATATCCGCGATGGGCGGTACGTTGAACTTGTTCATGTGACCGATGTAGCTGCCTCGGTTGAGAAGTAAAGTCACCGCTTCTCGACAGCCAGCGCTGGCGGCGTAATGTAGCGGAGTGTTGCCTTTATCTGTAAAACAGGTAAgtgtcataataaaaaaaaaattgtaaaaagctTGCGAGAAGACGTCTGGAAGAACGGAACATAATTTCGATATCTGTCCGTTATTTAGAAAGTGTCATTTGTTCCATTATTTGtcatattgatataaatatacttactGTCGCTGCAACGAACATTCACGTTTTCTTCTTCCAGGATCAGCTTCAGACACTTCAGCCGATCAGGTGTATTGTCGGCTCCTCGTTTTCCCGGCATTCCCAGTTCCAGACAGGCGCTCAAAATCAGGTCGTTGGCCGCGTTTGGTTCCACTTTCAGCAGCGCCTGAAGAATAGCATGATCGCTCTGCTGAACGGCCGCTTGCGCGGCTTTCTTTACGCTGAACTGTCTTCCTTCAAGTTTTTTCAAGATTCCAATCGCAGCTTTGTGAAAACCTCGTTGCGCAGTCATCTCCAACAACTCTTCGTCCACACTGTGAAGAACCTCTGTCTTGACTAGCTCCATGCTTTTCAGAAAGTTCGTCTCGTCGTTGGCGATCAAGTAGTACTTAAGATCGTGCACATTTACCTCGCGGTTTTCACATTCGGGCGGCAACGATATATCCGGCAGCCTCTGCTGAATCACCTCTCGCGTCGTCTGGTCATTGTAATCTTTGTAAGTGTCGACGTCCGGACACTGTCGGCTTTTCTCTAGTATCAGTTCCACCATATCGCGCTGGCCTTTCATCGCCGCCAAGTGAAGAGCCGTCAAGCCCTTGCTGTTCGGAATGCTTGCGCTGGCACCGTTCTCCAGCAGCAGGCCGGCGCATGTCAGGTCATTTTTTCTCACCGCGATGTGCAAAGCAGTCTGCTGTCCCGCCTCGATATTCGGATTTATCGTCGGCTCCGCTAGCAAAGCCAACAATGTATCCACGTGGCCGCCTTCAGTAGCGAAATGGATAGGGGCGCGATTGTGCGCTTCATTCACCCTGTTAGGCTTCGCACCTTGAAGCAATAAAAACTCTACAAACTCCGTCAGACCATTTTTACTAGCTATGTCTAGGCACGTTTCTTCCGTGTTTGGATATACATAGTTGACGTTTAGAATGGATGACCGCCTCTTCGAATCATGTTCtatgatatttttgaaagaacgGAAGTTCTTGGACCGTAAGGCATCCAACAGTAGCTTGTAAAGTATTTGCGCGTTGTTTGAAGTAGACTCGCAGACATTTAACAGGCGCTCCTGCAGTGAGTCCTCTTCGAGATCCATTTTATTATCTGAAGGTAAAATGGAAAACTTAGAATTTTGACTTgttttttagaaaaagattattatgtagaaaaaaattataaatataaagtattaaaatattttctttttttttttttttaagaagatAAATCGATATTTCTACGATTAGAAATATTGATAGATCAAGTAATGTGAATTATTTCTTAAGTGTcgttttttagatttttggaaataaacaTTGAgttagaatatttatagattgcTTTATCTAACATCTAACATGTAAAACGAGAGATTCAAACAATTGGAAacacttttaaattaaacatttaaatcggGAATattgtgcgtgtgtgtgtgtacgcgcgcgttcgcgtgtgtgtgtcttatttatatgttatacataattttaataagaagagaaatatttaatttccaaaatttaatatatacaaaaatcatatttttagttaaatttttagttaaataattttttaacaaatttattaaaatttttaattctagcTATCTTAAGAGTTTTAAAAAGTAGTAGTATACaagtaaagaaatatgtaaaaacaatttggaaaattatttatgtaaagttTACgtgaatcaaataattaattaattctttcgaTCTTTTAGGattgattgaaaataaaattatatagcaGAAGCTATTAAATTTGTCCACATCAGTCTGCTCTAAAAAAAAGTAGTCCATTTAGTCTTCGTTAGCTCGAATTTCCGCTCTTCGTCAATGTGTGAGAATCTTGTGGAAGcgtgtatataaaaaactagAAGGCAGGAACGAGACATAGAGAAACACTGGCGCTTGTTACATTACATTTGTAAGGGCCGATTTCACcgtctccgattaaactcactctttgcCTCTTTCTaatgtttatttctatcaatgtaaattaactttaatctcggtttgaCTTAcgttttatctctttttaattcttagaactaaagagagataaaaagtaaattaaatcgagattaaagttaatttacattagtaaataaacatatataaggtgggcagttagaaagagatgaagagtgagtttaatcggaggatcaagtTAATCGAAGACTGTGAAATCGGCCCTAAGCCGCCCAGTTTCATGCGTGGGTACGAGAGCTCTCATACATGTAACGGCCCTGATCATGATCTCACTCTCACAATTTATCGGAGTGCCAATTAAGCGTCCCACCGTTATTTCGCCAGTTACACAATGGTTCTCGCCTGCACTgacgttttcattttttcacTTGCCGCTTTACAATAGAGCCAATCACCTGTCTAGTGAAATTCGAATCTCTGGATTGCGATTGGTCTCTTGGGTTGCCTATTATGTGTATACGATAAAAGTCCGGACGTCCGCTTCCTACGCTTAGAATTAATTCAGATTCGTAACATTGATTCGACAGAACAATTCTTTTCTCgattaatgatttaaaaaaacagcTAGAgagcaatttaaataaatataactagtTTAATCGAGAGAGACGGGCTTCAGAGAattctacaaatatttttatctaagtaatttttaatttttcaattactataggtatttatttctatattcaatatttatttctatacatatgattatatataaatatgataaaatatttatttactaacaAGGAGAGATCACGACGTTCATATCCCcgatttggctaaaattttacGTATGTACATGCAGTGCTTAAAAAGAAACTCTTATGGACCAAGCCGTAGGACGCGCTTCTCAAGCGTCTTCGAGAAAAAgcgatt
Above is a genomic segment from Temnothorax longispinosus isolate EJ_2023e unplaced genomic scaffold, Tlon_JGU_v1 HiC_scaffold_74, whole genome shotgun sequence containing:
- the LOC139824980 gene encoding LOW QUALITY PROTEIN: uncharacterized protein (The sequence of the model RefSeq protein was modified relative to this genomic sequence to represent the inferred CDS: substituted 1 base at 1 genomic stop codon), translated to MDLEEDSLQERLLNVCESTSNNAQILYKLLLDALRSKNFRSFKNIIEHDSKRRSSILNVNYVYPNTEETCLDIASKNGLTEFVEFLLLQGAKPNRVNEAHNRAPIHFATEGGHVDTLLALLAEPTINPNIEAGQQTALHIAVRKNDLTCAGLLLENGASASIPNSKGLTALHLAAMKGQRDMVELILEKSRQCPDVDTYKDYNDQTTREVIQQRLPDISLPPECENREVNVHDLKYYLIANDETNFLKSMELVKTEVLHSVDEELLEMTAQRGFHKAAIGILKKLEGRQFSVKKAAQAAVQQSDHAILQALLKVEPNAANDLILSACLELGMPGKRGADNTPDRLKCLKLILEEENVNVRCSDNKGNTPLHYAASAGCREAVTLLLNRGSYIGHMNKFNVPPIADISAHTLSRYFDDCLQTRRDRANEYAIEFNYRCLMPHDDFPERDNAYRAPREMEVFKYIAGNGSLKHLLKHPLLSSFLYLKWHRIRHVLYANFAFYVIFYLVLNAYILSMTYDTQIENRTQIDNDTTDRPLASTLRIVWYQNNSLRAFTTVMLLLFILREVLQFVSCIRSYLTSLRNWLEVALITLTIALLCGAGVQVGAVVILLSAWELVILISQHPRLSTGIEMFRTVSFNFMRFLFPYLFLILAFALAFYTLFKNGNDTNFPDPGLSLFKTVIMLTGEFDASDIPFISHPIWSHIVFMLFVFFIAIVLFNLLNGLAVSDTAEILSKAELVGLISRIRLITYIEHVAVGEPFRHCSCCNSRLTRWNPFGFLAKRILMFPYFLRDGKISVKPCDSLDAYDNDRYYEKYVRSESVKRDKQWITLKMDPDIIKQAKRIIYNKNQLTDNERTIIMLKKLQEKLTAMEITLNTINMQDDLYKLELNVAQFEDFSSFKNAVKDNLKKHPPLQSIYINPTHLKETCLDIASKNGLTEFVNFLLHNGANPNKINDAQHRIPIHFATEGGHVDTLEALLKHPKINPNLQVEGRTALHIAVENTDLTCARLLLEKGASANIPDSEGRTALQLATTTNQWDMVALIVQKCTQFLSLDEYEANGDQTLRKVIQQTRPELALPSIPEDTEEVLLQDLKNYLSVNDEENFMKNVILLRKEFPHEMVEELLKIAAERGFHKAAIGILKKFEGRQFSVKKAAQAAVEQSDHVILQALLKVEPNAANDLILSACLELGLPGTRGADYTPDRLKCLELILEEENVNVRCSDNEGNTPLHYAASGGCQEAVTLFLNRGSYIGHMNKFNIPPIADISAHTLSRYFDDCLQCLQTRRDRANEYAIEFNYRCLMPHDDFPERNNAYRATREMEVFKYIAGNGSLKHLLKHPLLSSFLYLKWHRIRHVLYANFAFYMIFYLVLNAYILSKTYDTQIENKTQIDNDTTDRPLASTLRIVWCQNTSLRAFTTVMLLLFILREVIQFVSCIRSYLTSLRNWLEVALITLTIALLCGAGVQVGAVVILLSAWELVILISQHSRLSTGIEMFRTVSFNYMRFLFPYLFLILAFALAFYTLFKDGNNTKFPDPGLSLFKTVIMLTGEFDASNIPFISHFIWSHIVFMLFVFFIAIVLFNLLNGLAVSDTVEILSKAELVGLISRIRLITYIEHVAVGEPFRHCSCCNSRLTRWNPFGFLAKRILMFPYCLRNGKISVKPCNRLDAYDNDRYYEKYVRSESVKRDKQWTTLKMDPDIIKQAKRIIYNKNQLTDNERTMIMLKKLHEKLTAMEITLNTXNTIKFTVENNIIDNTMESVKNN